The DNA window ttttttttttaatgctcctttttttttttttttcttttaatttttttttccttttgtttttggtCCTGGAGAGAATTTAGAAACTGTCCTAAATTCATTAActcattcttttgttttgtttttttttttcacgtCTTACATTTCGTTGGAAAGATTATCTCTAGAGTTATATTTTCTATTAGATGTAAATAtgttatttaagaaaaaatgcttatatatatatctatatatatatatttcaacTCTgagttgttttatttaaatggagACAACAGTGACTGCTCAGTTGCTCCTAGAAAGGACAATAAAACTGAGAACTAACGAGTTCACGCATTGCCGCAGGAGCCGGTGTACATAACGGTGTTCATAGCTAAGTatgtgctgggtttttttaactattATTTTTCATATGATGCTATGGATGGTGGAGGGGGCCGTGCTGCTCCCTCGCAGGGCCCAGTGCCCGGATTTCTTGATTGTGATTTAAGGTGTTGCTTGTACAATCAAGTGTGCTGTGTCCAGAACTGTTGCCCTTGACAGTTGACGTGAGCACTTGAATTCACAGTGTTGTTTGGGATGGGGTGTTTCCAGTCTAACAAAAAAAGTCATGTTGCTACAAAGTCGGGGcggggaaaagcagaaatccaTAAAAAGGCTAAAAGTGTTGGAGTATTAACTTGAATTCCCTTTTCTTGCGGAGGAGAGGAGTTTGTGTGTGCAAGGTTCCTGAGGGGTGATACTGAAATGCACTTTAATAGAGTTGTCGTAGCAGTTGTGGGAGATGGGACTGAGCTGAGTctatctgttttcattttgtctggTCGCTTGATTCTGTTCCCCCACccactaaaaacaaaaaaccccaacaaaacccccCTCTGTTTACATTCCTGAAATGCCAGAGAGGTTGGGGAGGGAGCATCTCACTGCCCATATTTAGTTACTTTATTCTGCTACAGAAAgtggattattattttttttattcccaatcACAGTTTACTTCAGACTGTCAGAAGACTCCTGATGAAGTGTTTTGCAATATCCACATCCCCTGACAGATCCCAGGGTCACCTTTATGCATTCAGAGACAATAAATATTCCCCTTTCCTTACGCTGGTTAAACAATAGCCAAGAGGCGCAATATCCCCGCGCGGAGCAGCCCCGCAGCCTCGGGTGGGATTTGTGCTGCCTTTGCCTGTGGGATTCctcacagggctgggctctggttCCTCCCTGGCTGGGGTAGGGAGGCTCTCGGGGCTCTGGAGAGGTGCAGCAGTTTCCCTGCTGgttgtggggctgggggtgcccctgctctgctctcccagctcgGAGCTGCCTGACAGGGGCAGgagcctggcctggctgtggctccagctcctgcctgagctggagcaggtggcCCTGTCCTCACACCTTGCTCTGGGCATCAGTGGCGGGGGAAGCACgagcctggggctgagcagggcccCTTGTCCCTGAGCTCTGCGGGGCCCAGGGAGCTCACACGGGctgagggcaggggctgggcaaggggcatctctgctgcagggcCCTCTGGAGCTTCACTtgccccccctccccttccccatcctcttTTGGGACCCGTGAGGTGCCTGGCAGGATGCTGGATTGGCTGTGCAAAGGGAGCCATCGTGTCTGACAGTTCCcagtttgattttccttttttcttttttcctttttatattttttttttaaggcatattttgtaaaattgagatttttaaCTTGGTTTGTACGAAGCGTTGATGTGTTGGTCCCGCTGCTGACACGGGGTGCGGGTGTTGttggaggatgaggagggggtTGAGCCATTtgtgctcctgctgccgccGAGGTTGGAGGATCCTTCCCTTTGCAAAGAGCCCGGAGCCGCTGCTGCCCCGCGGGGCTTCGCTCCAgccccgtgtccgtgtgtccgaCACACGCCTGGAGCAATCCGTACCTGTGGGTGTATCTGTGTGTCTGTACATAGCGACGTGTACcctgcgtgtgtgtgtgtgcgggCGTGTGCGTGTGAATTATTTAAATCTAAGACTTGTACAAAAGCGATTTGGCTAAATCTCAGTCTCAGAAGTGAAGCTTAACTACGTGTCTTCTGCCAGCCGTGAATGTCCATATGAGACCTGCTTTTTATGTCGGTTTAAATATATACTTTGTAAATAGAAACGTGTCTGGCTTCCCTTTGTGGCCCTGGGGTGCCGGGGAGCAGCGTggggggggcggccccgccgccggtTCCGTCCCGACAGCCGCGGAgagcggggctgggccgggACCCgacggggctgggggaggctccCGGCCGCAGCTGTCCCGGTCCGGGGGTCCCGTGGTGCCCGGAGGGGGCGGTGGCGGCCGCCGGTCCGAGGAGCGGTGCTGGGCCGCCGCCACGAGGCCGCTCCGGTACCGGGCCGGGCCCCCGCGCTCCGCCCTTCCGACGGGGCGCGGGTCGGGGGCTGCCGGTCCAGCCCGGCCTTTGTGTGCGAGCGGGCAcaggcggggctgggggggctccgtgGGATTTTTAAAGCGTGTCCTCATTAACCTCCTTTTTCTGCTCGGGCGGGTGGGGCGCGGACCCCGCGCCGCGGGAGCTGCCAGCGCCGGGAGGAGCGGGAGGAAGGGCGGCACAATGGCGCCTTTCTCCGCCGGCCCGCCGGGGGGGCCCGTTCACAcgggccgcggggcggggccggcccgggggCGCTCGGACCGGGGGGCTCCCCTCCCGCCCGACGGCGGCACCGACGGCAGCGCCCGGGGCCGCTCTCCGTGCCCTGCGCGGCCGCGCAGCGCCCTCCGCAGGCCAGGCCCGCCCGGTCCCGGTGATTGTCCCGGTTCTGCTGTCTGTCCCGGTGTCTGTCCCGGACCCAGTCCCTCTCCCGGTCCCAGTCCCGGATCCTGTCCCGGTCCCTTCTCCCGGTCCCTCTCCCGGTCACACAGGTGCGGGAGCTCCGCCCGCGGTGCAAGGGCAGCTCCAGCGGCCGCGGAGCCCGGGGCCGGGAGGGACGGACAGCACGGACCCCTGGGGAAGGCGATGGGATTTCCCCACTCCGGTTCCAGCCTCgcacatccccagccctggccccgccGCATTCCGGGCCGGGACCGCGGTGTCGGGCGGCCCCAGGCGGTGCCGGGGGTCGGGAAGGGGACCGGAGCTCTCCCGGAGCAGTGAGCACACGAGgctgaaaagtttaaaaaaatatttattgatatGCTAAAAAAGAAGTGTGGAAAAGTCATACAAAACCCCCCCCACCCGACGTAACCTTTTCCTAGTGTTTTcctgcaaataaattaaaagcagcCTAGAGCTGGGGGGCTACACTAGCGTTAGTGTCCAGGAACACTGGAAAACGGCACAAGGAACGCGAGTGAGGGGCCGGGGAGCGGCGTGGGGAGCTGGTCCTGCTCCCGTAGCACTCATGCTTTCCCAGGGCAGTAACATCCCCGACTTTTgttctcagaaaataaaagcaaacaaacagctGCAGTTTAAAGCAATTATAAGTGTCATACAGGACCGATTTGGCTCTTTAATTAAAACGTACAAATCAGAGCAGTGACTGGCACAAGTTACAAGAACAATTGTTTGTTTCCACCTATCTCAGATTTCTGTCAGTAAAATCtttctgctggctctggagccCTTCACACGCAGCTCAGAAActcaacacaaacaaaacccctaaGCTATCTCCATCCCTCCGTGTACTCCTGGGTTCTTTTTGgtacaaaatatatatataaaaatagacTCAGTTTCTCGGGATGATGGCTGAATCGGCCACCTCTTCCAGTCCAATGGAAAACAACAAGGATGCTTAACCAGATTACGCCTGGGGAAAATATCCATTCACTCTACAAATACCGCAGGACTTTCCACATCGGAAACCCCTTAGAAAATGACAAGTGACAAACCTTTAATTGCCTGTCTGACACCCGGCTGAACATGCCAACCCATAGCagcaaactcaaaaaaaaaaaaaaagaaaaaaaggtagaCCTTGAATCATAATGGTACAAAACCAGGGTCTGTGCCAACCAGGGGTCTTCCAACCCCTGTCCACCCAAGATTCCAGTAAATTACTCACAGGATGTGTCTTTGGGAGGCAAACCCGGTGGGAACCGTGCACTCAaccccccagcactgctgggtgcaCCAAGATCCCAGAACACCAAgtgggaaaggggctggggaggaaacATGGGGTGAGATGGCCAAATAAAAATCCTGGATTATCCTGTTCACCATCGTTAGACCTTTGGAATTGAACCAGCTGGTGAGCAAAAGGCACAATAGCAAGTGGTGACAGCagagtgctgtgctgcaggaggggacacgCCCGGGCAGGGTGGGTGgtgcaggggtttgggggttttggggtccaTGTCCCCTTTGCCCAAGCAGGAGGCAGGAGCCAGGCCCTGCATGGAGGAACCCGTGGGAGCTgagacagcagctctggagggagcagccagcacctcacctgctgtcacagcccacctgctgccctgcctttgGGCCTGGCCCCTCCTGGGAGCATCTGCAgatgtttttctcctccttggAGAAACCAACCCCCAGATCCTATTGCTGCAGGCAAGAgcatccctgccaggacagttcccctgtggggacactgctcaGCACAACAGCTGGAGTCCCACTGGGGACCAGGACACCTCTCCCAtggctgtccccgtgtccccaagaCCCTGTGAGCACCCTGCTTTGCATAGGCACAAACCTGTGGTGGGACCGGTGCCACAGACAGGGCTGAGATAAGGACGGTCCCAAAGGCACATTGTTGATCAGCCTGGAGCCGCAAAGGCAAAGAAGCAAACATTTGGTGTGGGGTGAGAGCCTCGCCCCCAGGCTCCCATTCCTTGATTCTTCTCCCAAAGCTCGTacccccagcacacagcacagcacacactgagCTCAGGGCGCTGCTTTCTGCTgacacagcccagtgctgcctcGGAGCTCGCTTGGCAAAGCTACAGTGGAAGGTAAACTGCACAGACTGTGACATTTTGGCATCACCTGAGAATGACCCCACTGCAGCCATGACCATGGGGGGCTGCTGCATCAGGGGGTCACAAGGACCTGTACCCCCAGTCTGGTCCATGCATCCACACTCCTGTGTGAAGATGCTGCGAGTGGCCCTGCCTGGGGCCAAGAGCAACGCCCACCCTGGTGCCAGGTCAGACCCCTAACAGTGACCTGCTGGTCAGGTGGAGGCTCTGAACCACACAGGGGAGTGACAGGGCAGCCACCGGCCGTTCATCGCCCCCGAGACAAGGACTCGGCATCAACAGAACCAAAATGACCTCAAATGCTACTGAACTCTGCCTGAACTGCTGCTAATTTAGGCTTGTAGGAGAAATCTGCAGTAGGGAAAACGCTGCAGTGGAAAAGCCATTACTGGGTGAAATTGCAAACCAAAAGGAgcaccccagcagctgggatggcCAGGGGAGGGTGAATGGCTGCTCAGGTGCTCTGGTTCCTTGAGGAACAGCAGACTGAGGTATCCACTGGCCTTagcccctctcctctcctttcctttcctttcccatcaATCCAGACCACCTATGCAGGTGGCCTTGACCAGCTTCTGAGCATTCTGGAAAAAACCATGGATGATCAGTGTGAGTCTaacccaggcagcagcagctccagcaccaacATACCTGCTGCTGGAAGGTTTCACAAGTTCTGCAAGGCTTCAAAAATATTCCCCAGCTTGGTCCCTATGAGTGCCTGGAACCTGCTGAGCAGGAGGTGGAgatgctggcagtgccaggatgAGGCAGAGGAGTGGTGTGGGGGTTTCCTGGGCTGCCCAGAAATTCAGGTTCCTCTGGAAATCAAGTCACTGCAGAGAAGCTGGTGCATCTTGCTGGCTCTCAAGGCAGGACTTTCCTCCAGCAGAAAGGAGACACCCTCCAAAAAAAGCACCTCTGCCACCTGTTCTGGTAGTGGCATCCAGGACTTCATCTGTCTTAAACTGGGGTTATTTCTCTCCCTcgttgaaaaaaaaaaaattccttaagaaaaaatgtaaacaatatTTCCCTATCAGCTGGAAACCCCAACAGAAACGTTGTGGGTTTCCCATCATTGGAAATGACCTCACCCAGGGGGGTGGCTGGGCTGAGTGTACCCTGAAAAACCCCCAAACGCAGCTGCCCCCTCACAGCCTcgagggctgggagcagcagctgcctcatTTGGATTGACTTGCAGTTCCCCGTGGCTCACAGACCCACAGGAAGCCCAGAAGAGAAtctccctgcagtgtcccaccTGCAGACCTTGGCATCTGCATCCAAAGCAAAGAGCCCTGCGTGCAGTGAAGCCTGGCTCCAGACTGACAGCCCCGGCAGCACCGGTGCCCCCGCTCCCAGAGCCTGGCATCGACCACCCCCAGGTGGGCACGgctccagaggagcagggagagaaggcAGGGAGGAAATCCAGGACCATGGCAGTTTGGAGCGGGTTTCACTGCGTTCTTGTCCAGCCTTTCCAGACACGAGTTCCAGCAGGTCTCATGAGGGCTcgcttgaagaaaaaaaaacctgatggaagagctgggcacaggtgagggTGAGGCTGAAGGACCCTCCCCCTCCTCGTACTCTGGGCTCAGTACTGCCGCAGGTTGAAGAACCCGACGCTGGTGGGGGACTCCTTGACCGTCACTGTGATCAGGTTAGCGGTGACATCGGTGACAAAGACGTGCTCAATCAGGCTGCGGGTGGGTTTCCAGTCCTGGCTGGTCTGGATGGAGACAGACATGTTCTgacccacagctggcagggaagcTGAATCCCGGTCCGAATCCGAGCTGGTGTCCTCGCCCGTGCTGGCTTCGGACAGGGCGGAGGCTTTGCGGCTCTCGGTGGCCGCGTGTCCCTCTGGAGCGCCAGCTGAGCCGCCTTTGGCCGAGTCCCTGTCACCTGCCCGCTGTGCCTGCTTCTTGCTCTTGCCACCGTCCCCCCCTGGGATTTTGCCAGCGCCGGCAGCGCTCAGCCCGGCCCCGGCTGTGCCACCTTTGGCGCCCTTGGCGGCGCCGGTGCCCGCACTGGCCGcgctgccagcagagcccttgGCCAGGGAGCCGCACAGGTGCCGGGGGAGGCTGCTCCCGCTGGCCATGCCCGGCCCGTTTTTGACGCTCTGCAGGTTCAGAGCCTGCAGGttcagctcctggctggaggctggCTGGAGGCCGGCCCCAGACGAGCTCGACGGCACCTTGCTGCCGTTGGGCAGCATTTGGCCTCCAGCAGCAAACCCCGATTTCTGGTCCCCTCCAGCGCTGCTGCCAGAAGCCTTCGCAGTTTTGGGTCCCTGCACGTTCAGgcccagctccccagagcctttCTGGCTCCTCATTTTCAAGTCCAGCCCTAAGCTGCCCTTACTGGCTGCCTGTGCCTTCAGCGCCAGCCTGCCCAGGGCCGAGCTCTCGGCTGCGCCCTGGCTTTGGGACATCCTGTTCATGTAGTGCACgatggagctctgccagctgatggcctggctggggctgcccgaGCCGCTCTTCATCATGTTGGGCAAATTTTCCACCGATGCCccccctgagctgagcccagccaaGGTGCCCGGCGGGTCCTTCAGCACAGCCATGCCTGAGCCCTGCgcgctgtgctggggctgcagcttccCCACCAGCTTGGCACTGCCCCCCACCTCCTTCCGGGACGTTTTCAGCACCTTTGTCAGGGTCACGGTCCTTCGAGCCGCCTTCTGCTCTGGGGGAAGAGGTTTCCGGCCACGCTTCTTCCTGGAAGCGTCCTTCATGTCGGGCTTGGCCACCAGGATCTGAGCTTTCTTCTGTGGCACCGGGTGCGTCTCTCTGCTGCGGGGACCTCTCTTTGCTTCCAGATCGCTCTCATCCTCTTCCtcggaggaggaggaagaggaagatgtggaggaagaggagctaCTTGACTTTGCTTTCGCAGGCATCTCTGGTTcctgcaaagcagcagagacagggagAGTTAACAGCAATGACCAAGGAATGCTTGTGGGCATTACCAGCCCTCAGGGTGGCCTCAGACACGCACAGCTCCCTCTCTGCATAGCTGACCTTCAGGGATCCATGAGCTGACAGGATGAGCTGTGTGCTCGaggccacccccagccccagggctgtcacAGCCGTGGGCTCCCACCACTGCCAGGACTCACCACGTTCTTCCTGGGCCTGCCCCGGGGCCTCTTGCCCCTCTTCCGATTCTGCACTTCCTTATCGTGCTCCCTGGAGAGAACGAGGATTAAGAACAACGTTTacagggaggaaaaatgcaTCTGAGGGAACTGAAGCAGTCAGAGAGCATCCCTGTCTGCATCAGCAACatccctgcagcttccagcaGTCCGTGGTGGACCATGAGGTGTTACCCATCCTAAACCTTTGCCAATTCTTGGTGAGATTTGCTGGTtttctgcccccagccctgctaaGCCTTGCTTTGGTTACgcccctgctgtgctgagcttcCATGCTGAGAGTGGGAAAAGCAAACGCATTCCCTGAAAGCTCAGTGagttccctgctctgctggactCTCCTGCACCTCCTGGTTCGGCCACGGTGGCCCAGGCTGGAGTGCAGGGACGTTTCAGGTCACTGTACTCATTTCCTAATTCTGTTTAAATGGGATGGTGTTCAGATGTGACACATCCAGCTGATTAAACACCATCCTGTCTGCACTCAACACTAGATCctactctggaaaaaaattgatccAGAAACCAGTTATAATTGAATCATATAATAAAATTTAACGATTTTTATTATTCCAAAGTCAAAATACTTGGCAGCAGTGTGTCTGCCACAGCCAGTTGGCTGCCCCTGTGCTCCGTGAGTGATTCCTGGGGTGCAAGGGCTGTGGAATGATTGCTGCTCTCATGCCATGCACCTGACATTGGACAGACATCATTTTGTTCATCCATCCAGGCTGTTCCACCTGGAGAAGGCTCTAGAGAGACTTCAGAGCATCTCCCAGCACTTAAAAAGGCTCCAagacagctggagagggattttggacatgggcctggagtgacaggacataAGGAATGGCTTCCAACCAATTTAGGCAAGGTTAGACGCGGTgctaagaagaaattcttccccctgagggtggtgaggtcctgcacaggctgcccaaagaagctgtggctgccccatccctgtaaTGTctaaggccaggttggacagcacttggagcagcctgggacagtggaaatgaTGGGGTGGATTGGGaagagctttaagatccctccTAATCCAAACCATCCTCTACGATTTTCTCCCAGGTATTATTTCCCTCACCCTCACAGAGCTTCCCCCTCCACGAGTTTGCTTTAACGCCTCACAAGCCCAGGCACCATCtccccccagggctctgtggccgctccccaggcacagccaaggtccctgagccctggatggggacagggagctccaggtgagtgccaggcactgccgcgTTCCCCTGGtgcccccagagccctgctgggccaGCCCTGGCTGTTTGTCcggccaggacagagctgctccaggtagAGCTGGACCGTGACTCCGGGGACAAACAAAAGGGCCTGGCCACAAAGGGCCCCGCCAGCTCCGGGCTGTTGCTTCCAACAACTTCCACTACACGCGCAGTCAATTAGAAGTTAATTGACTTTACAGTTTGCTTAGAAATATTTAGAGTTTGCTCACTTCTTTTGGAAAGCCAGGAGCAGCCGGGGGTCCAGGATGTTCTCCTCAGGCTCCCAGCTGTTGTGCCTACAACAGAGGACACGGAACGGGTGAGAGCAggggccgggcccgcccggGCTCCGGCACCACCGGGGCTTCACCGAGCGACACCGGGGCTGGCACGGAGCGGGACGTGCCCGCAGCGGGGGCCGGCACAGCCGGGGGGCGGGCAGGGGAGAGGGGCCGGGGGAGGGAGATCGGGAAGGGGGCGGCCACGCCGCCGCGGGGCGAGGCGAGCCCCGCGCATCCCGGGGGAGCTCCGGTTTCAGCAGAGCGGGCGAGGGGCGCGGGGCCGGCACAGCCGGGGGGGGGTCGGACCGAGCCGGGGGGGGCGCGGAGCCCCACGCGGTAACGGGGAGGGCCCGGCCGCGGCCGCGCTTATTTGTAAACAAAAGGAGCGGCACGACCCAAACAAAAGCGGCCGGGCGGGCGGTACCCGCGCCCCGCTCCGCACCGCATGGTTCCGCGATCCGCGCagccccgctccgcgccccgctccgcgccccgcaccgccccgctCACTTGGAGGACCAGCCTCGCCACTTGACCAGGTACTCCAGCTTGCCCTGCGGAGAGAGACGGGAGAGGCGCGTtagcggcggcggggggagcggggggagcgggggagCGGGGTGCGGGGACGGCGGCTCCCACCTTGCGGAGCCGCTTGCTGAGGATGCACTCGGCGGCGAAGACCTGCTCTCCCAcgctgctcagctcctccatgGCCCCGCGCACACCCCCGCGCACTCACACACAAGGGGAGCCCCCGGG is part of the Catharus ustulatus isolate bCatUst1 chromosome 20, bCatUst1.pri.v2, whole genome shotgun sequence genome and encodes:
- the LOC117005343 gene encoding chromobox protein homolog 2, which codes for MEELSSVGEQVFAAECILSKRLRKGKLEYLVKWRGWSSKHNSWEPEENILDPRLLLAFQKKEHDKEVQNRKRGKRPRGRPRKNVEPEMPAKAKSSSSSSSTSSSSSSSEEEDESDLEAKRGPRSRETHPVPQKKAQILVAKPDMKDASRKKRGRKPLPPEQKAARRTVTLTKVLKTSRKEVGGSAKLVGKLQPQHSAQGSGMAVLKDPPGTLAGLSSGGASVENLPNMMKSGSGSPSQAISWQSSIVHYMNRMSQSQGAAESSALGRLALKAQAASKGSLGLDLKMRSQKGSGELGLNVQGPKTAKASGSSAGGDQKSGFAAGGQMLPNGSKVPSSSSGAGLQPASSQELNLQALNLQSVKNGPGMASGSSLPRHLCGSLAKGSAGSAASAGTGAAKGAKGGTAGAGLSAAGAGKIPGGDGGKSKKQAQRAGDRDSAKGGSAGAPEGHAATESRKASALSEASTGEDTSSDSDRDSASLPAVGQNMSVSIQTSQDWKPTRSLIEHVFVTDVTANLITVTVKESPTSVGFFNLRQY